One part of the Streptomyces sp. NBC_00286 genome encodes these proteins:
- the cobC gene encoding Rv2231c family pyridoxal phosphate-dependent protein CobC — protein MRTERTEGPENRAHDLRHHGDAEVRDDGSALVDLAVNVRADTPPTWLRDRIAESLTGLAAYPDGRSARAAVAARHGVPAEQVLLTAGAAEAFVLLARALKVRKPVVVHPQFTEPEAALRDAGHSVDRVLLRPEDGFRLAPSAVPEDADLVVIGNPTNPTSVLHPAASIAELARPGRTLVVDEAFMDAVPGEREALAGRTDVPGLVVLRSLTKTWGLAGLRIGYVLASPEVISGLERAQPLWPVSTPALAAAESCMSPRALTEAAEAAHRVTADRAHLVAGLKEFAPDGLSVTEPAEGPFVLVRLPRATAVRHHLRTLGYAVRRGDTFPGLGEEWLRLAVRDRTTVNGFLQALDRAMTLAGHGGESTR, from the coding sequence ATGCGCACTGAGAGAACCGAGGGACCGGAGAACCGGGCGCACGACCTCCGTCACCACGGTGACGCCGAGGTACGAGACGACGGCTCGGCCCTCGTCGACCTCGCGGTGAACGTCCGCGCCGACACCCCACCGACGTGGCTGCGCGACCGTATCGCCGAGTCGCTGACCGGCTTGGCGGCCTACCCGGACGGGCGGTCCGCGCGTGCGGCGGTGGCCGCCCGGCACGGGGTCCCTGCCGAGCAGGTACTCCTCACGGCAGGCGCGGCGGAGGCCTTCGTGCTGCTCGCCCGTGCCCTGAAGGTACGCAAGCCGGTGGTGGTGCACCCCCAGTTCACCGAGCCGGAGGCGGCGCTGCGGGACGCGGGCCACTCGGTGGACCGGGTCCTGCTGCGCCCGGAGGACGGCTTCCGTCTCGCCCCCTCGGCCGTCCCCGAGGACGCGGACCTGGTGGTGATCGGCAACCCGACCAATCCGACGTCCGTCCTCCACCCGGCGGCCTCGATCGCCGAACTCGCGCGCCCGGGAAGGACGTTGGTGGTCGACGAGGCATTCATGGACGCGGTACCGGGCGAGCGCGAGGCCCTAGCCGGCCGGACGGACGTCCCCGGCTTGGTGGTACTGCGCAGCCTCACGAAGACGTGGGGTCTGGCCGGGCTCCGCATCGGCTACGTACTCGCGTCTCCGGAGGTGATCTCGGGCCTGGAGCGGGCGCAACCCCTCTGGCCGGTCTCCACCCCGGCCCTCGCCGCAGCCGAGTCCTGCATGTCCCCGCGCGCGTTGACGGAGGCGGCCGAAGCGGCCCACCGCGTCACCGCCGACCGAGCCCATCTCGTCGCCGGACTCAAGGAGTTCGCCCCCGACGGCCTGTCCGTGACCGAGCCCGCCGAGGGCCCCTTCGTCCTCGTACGACTCCCCCGCGCGACGGCCGTACGCCACCACCTGCGCACCCTCGGCTACGCGGTGCGCCGCGGGGACACGTTCCCGGGACTCGGCGAGGAGTGGCTACGGCTGGCGGTCCGGGACCGGACGACGGTGAACGGCTTCCTGCAAGCGCTGGACCGGGCGATGACGCTGGCGGGCCACGGGGGCGAAAGCACCCGCTAA
- a CDS encoding sirohydrochlorin chelatase, whose translation MTTSQPPALLIAGHGTRDDAGAEAFRDFVRELGRRTPELPVAGGFIELSPPPLGDAVTELVERGVRRFAAVPLMLVSAGHAKGDIPAALAREKERHPGISYTYGRPLGPHPALLTVLERRLDEALGATARTPFDRADVTVLLVGRGSTDPDANAEVHKAARLLWEGRGYAGVETAFVSLAAPDVPSGLDRCVRLGARRIVVLPYFLFTGILPDRVRLQTEGWAAAHPEIEVRSAEVIGPEPELLDLVMERYREAVAGDLRMNCDSCVYRIALPGFEDKVGMPQQPHFHPDDDDHHHGDHHHGHAHSHAH comes from the coding sequence GTGACCACGTCCCAGCCGCCCGCCCTGCTCATCGCCGGACACGGCACCCGGGACGACGCGGGCGCCGAGGCCTTCCGTGATTTCGTGCGGGAGTTGGGCCGCCGTACCCCCGAACTCCCCGTCGCGGGCGGCTTCATCGAACTGTCCCCGCCGCCGCTCGGCGACGCCGTGACGGAGCTGGTCGAGCGAGGGGTACGCCGTTTCGCCGCCGTCCCGCTGATGCTGGTGTCCGCCGGGCACGCCAAGGGCGACATTCCGGCGGCGCTGGCCCGTGAGAAGGAACGGCACCCGGGGATCTCGTACACGTACGGCCGCCCGCTCGGCCCGCACCCCGCGCTGCTCACCGTGCTGGAGCGAAGGCTCGACGAGGCGCTCGGTGCTACGGCGCGCACGCCCTTCGACCGTGCCGATGTGACCGTCCTCCTCGTCGGTCGCGGCTCGACCGACCCGGATGCCAACGCGGAGGTCCACAAGGCGGCGCGGCTGCTGTGGGAGGGGCGGGGGTACGCGGGTGTGGAGACGGCGTTCGTGTCGCTGGCGGCGCCGGATGTGCCGTCAGGCCTCGACCGTTGCGTGCGGCTGGGCGCCCGCCGGATCGTCGTGCTCCCCTACTTCCTGTTCACCGGCATCCTGCCGGACCGGGTGCGGCTGCAGACCGAGGGCTGGGCGGCGGCACACCCGGAGATCGAGGTGCGGTCGGCCGAAGTCATCGGCCCGGAGCCGGAGTTGCTCGACCTGGTGATGGAGCGCTACCGGGAAGCCGTGGCCGGCGACCTCCGCATGAACTGCGACTCCTGCGTCTACCGCATCGCGCTGCCGGGCTTCGAGGACAAGGTGGGCATGCCCCAGCAGCCGCACTTCCACCCGGACGACGACGATCACCACCACGGTGATCACCACCACGGGCACGCACACTCCCATGCGCACTGA
- a CDS encoding precorrin-8X methylmutase, protein MNREDRVSQVFPESRVVHPIEEESFRRLRARLDTSHFPPLTRAVVERVIHSAADLAYADDLVMDEAALEKAHAALHDGAPVVVDVEMVAAGITRRETVCRLKDAESGPGLTRSAHAIRLAYEQVGPGALWVIGCAPTALEELLTLDAAPALVIGLPVGFVGAAESKAALRESGLPAVSNISEKGGSAVAAAALNALLYHPVPPSHPVHPTHPAPPVSKHPVSEASAPLKENP, encoded by the coding sequence GTGAACCGAGAGGACCGAGTGAGCCAGGTGTTCCCGGAGTCCCGCGTCGTGCACCCCATCGAAGAGGAGTCCTTCCGGCGGCTGCGCGCCCGGCTCGACACCTCGCACTTCCCGCCGCTCACGCGCGCCGTGGTGGAGCGAGTGATCCACTCGGCGGCCGACCTCGCGTACGCGGACGATCTCGTCATGGACGAGGCCGCGCTGGAGAAGGCCCATGCCGCGCTGCACGACGGGGCGCCCGTCGTGGTGGACGTGGAGATGGTCGCGGCGGGCATCACCCGGCGCGAGACCGTGTGCCGACTGAAGGACGCCGAGTCCGGTCCCGGTCTTACCCGTTCGGCGCATGCGATCCGGCTCGCGTACGAGCAGGTCGGCCCCGGTGCGCTCTGGGTGATCGGCTGCGCTCCGACCGCGCTGGAGGAGCTGCTGACGCTGGATGCCGCTCCGGCGCTCGTCATCGGTCTGCCCGTCGGTTTCGTCGGCGCGGCGGAGTCCAAGGCCGCGTTGCGCGAGAGCGGGCTGCCCGCCGTCAGCAACATCTCCGAGAAGGGCGGTTCGGCGGTCGCCGCGGCGGCGCTGAACGCCCTGCTGTATCACCCCGTACCCCCATCGCACCCCGTACACCCGACTCACCCTGCACCCCCCGTTTCCAAACACCCCGTATCCGAGGCCTCCGCGCCCCTGAAGGAGAACCCGTGA
- the cobJ gene encoding precorrin-3B C(17)-methyltransferase: protein MIGLISATAAGVRARERVAAAWPDRTRVYNGPVGDAVRRAFAECEQLVCFLATGAVVRLVAPLLENKASDPGIVCVDEGGRFAVSLVGGHEGGANELAQAVGELLGAQPVVTTATDAVGLPGLDTLGFPVEGDVAAVTRALLDGEPVALEPEVPWPLPPLPLSPTGQYTIRVSDRLAEPSTHEVVLRPPSLVIGVGASKGAPVDEVLENIEGALRDAGLSAKSVAELTTVDAKADEPGLVEAAARLGVPLVTYSAEELAAVAVPNPSDAPLAAVGTPSVAEAAALARGGELLVPKRKSTGRPEKPGQPPLPAMATCAVVRRPSRGRLAVVGLGPGARDLLTPRAREELRRASVLVGLDQYVDQIRDLLRPGTRILESGLGAEEERARTAVAEARLGHAVALIGSGDAGVYAMASPALAEASDDIDVVGVPGVTAALAAGAILGAPLGHDHVSISLSDLHTPWEIIERRVRAAAEADIVVTFYNPRSRGRDWQLPEALALLSAHRKPTTPVGVVRNASRPDESSRLTTLAELDPATVDMMTVVTVGNTATREIAGRMVTPRGYRWQEEPQ, encoded by the coding sequence GTGATCGGCCTGATTTCGGCGACGGCGGCGGGTGTCCGGGCCCGTGAACGGGTGGCCGCGGCCTGGCCGGATCGTACGCGGGTGTACAACGGTCCCGTGGGCGATGCCGTACGGCGGGCCTTCGCGGAGTGCGAGCAGTTGGTGTGCTTCCTCGCGACGGGAGCCGTGGTCCGGCTCGTCGCGCCCCTGTTGGAGAACAAGGCGTCCGATCCCGGGATCGTGTGTGTCGACGAGGGCGGACGGTTTGCGGTGTCCCTCGTCGGCGGGCACGAGGGCGGCGCCAATGAACTTGCCCAAGCGGTGGGCGAGTTGCTCGGCGCGCAGCCCGTGGTGACCACGGCGACGGACGCGGTCGGTCTGCCCGGCCTCGACACGCTCGGCTTCCCGGTCGAGGGCGACGTCGCCGCGGTGACGCGGGCTCTGCTGGACGGCGAGCCCGTCGCCCTGGAACCGGAGGTGCCGTGGCCCCTGCCACCGCTTCCGCTGTCCCCTACAGGTCAGTACACGATCCGCGTCAGCGACCGCCTGGCCGAGCCCTCCACGCACGAAGTCGTCCTCCGCCCGCCGTCCCTCGTCATCGGCGTCGGCGCTTCCAAGGGCGCGCCCGTGGACGAGGTGCTGGAGAACATCGAGGGCGCCCTGCGCGATGCCGGCCTTTCCGCGAAGTCCGTCGCCGAACTCACCACCGTCGACGCCAAGGCCGACGAGCCCGGCCTCGTGGAAGCAGCCGCCCGCCTCGGCGTCCCCCTGGTCACCTACTCCGCCGAGGAGTTGGCGGCAGTAGCAGTCCCGAACCCGTCGGACGCCCCCCTCGCAGCCGTCGGAACGCCCTCCGTGGCAGAGGCCGCCGCGCTCGCACGGGGCGGCGAACTCCTCGTACCCAAACGGAAGTCGACCGGACGGCCCGAAAAGCCGGGACAGCCGCCACTTCCCGCGATGGCGACCTGTGCCGTCGTACGCCGTCCGTCCCGCGGCCGACTCGCCGTCGTCGGCCTCGGCCCCGGCGCGCGCGACCTCCTCACCCCCCGCGCCAGGGAGGAACTGCGCCGCGCCTCCGTGCTCGTCGGCCTCGACCAGTACGTCGACCAGATCCGCGACCTGCTCCGCCCCGGCACCCGGATCCTGGAATCCGGACTCGGCGCGGAGGAGGAACGGGCCCGAACCGCCGTGGCGGAAGCCCGACTTGGTCACGCCGTCGCGCTCATCGGCAGCGGGGACGCGGGCGTGTACGCGATGGCCTCGCCCGCGCTCGCTGAGGCGTCCGACGACATCGACGTGGTCGGAGTGCCGGGAGTGACCGCGGCGCTCGCGGCCGGGGCGATCCTGGGGGCGCCACTTGGCCATGACCACGTGTCGATCAGCCTGTCCGACCTGCACACTCCGTGGGAGATCATCGAGCGTCGGGTACGGGCGGCCGCGGAGGCGGACATCGTGGTGACGTTCTACAACCCCCGTAGCCGGGGCCGCGATTGGCAGCTTCCCGAAGCGCTGGCGCTCCTCTCCGCGCACCGCAAGCCCACGACGCCCGTCGGTGTCGTACGCAACGCCTCGCGCCCGGACGAGTCCAGCCGCCTCACCACACTCGCCGAACTCGACCCGGCCACCGTCGACATGATGACGGTCGTGACGGTGGGCAACACGGCGACCCGTGAGATCGCGGGCCGTATGGTCACGCCGCGCGGCTACCGCTGGCAGGAGGAACCTCAGTGA
- the cbiE gene encoding precorrin-6y C5,15-methyltransferase (decarboxylating) subunit CbiE, with amino-acid sequence MIRVIGTGTGAPLPPDAEAELATATLVVGARRHLAAARLPDTAEGIVLGPLPPALDAIAQAMAKPADHQRIVVLASGDPGFFGIVRALADRFGAEALDVRPAVSSIATAFARLGLTWDDAIVVSAHGRDLRTAVNVCRAHPKVAVLTGPGAGPAELGAALQSESQSHPHSPSSERILIVASSLGAGPDEHLERVTPAEAATRDWGPAVNVLLCLDESRATSPAPTTIAGPSPGPTQWALDETEFTYRDSMISKFEVRALALARLGPRLGDHVWDIGAGSGSVAVECARLGAAVTAVEKSADGVDRVRANAAAHGVDMAVVQGVAPAVLAELPAPDAVFIGGGGRELPAIVTACAHRAPRAIVVAMAALDRVPAAREALLAAGFTCDGLLLQSSRLAPLPGDVTRLAATNPVFLLWGVRPPARTEGVAQ; translated from the coding sequence GTGATCAGAGTCATCGGTACGGGAACGGGGGCGCCCCTTCCTCCGGACGCCGAGGCCGAGTTGGCCACGGCGACGCTCGTCGTGGGCGCCCGTCGCCACCTGGCGGCGGCCCGCCTCCCGGACACGGCGGAAGGGATCGTCCTCGGCCCGCTGCCGCCCGCCCTCGACGCGATCGCCCAGGCGATGGCGAAGCCGGCGGATCACCAGCGCATCGTCGTACTGGCCTCCGGAGACCCCGGCTTCTTCGGCATCGTACGAGCCCTGGCCGACCGCTTCGGCGCCGAAGCCCTGGACGTACGCCCCGCCGTCTCCTCCATCGCCACAGCCTTCGCCCGACTGGGCCTGACCTGGGACGACGCAATCGTGGTGAGCGCCCACGGCCGGGACCTACGGACCGCGGTGAACGTCTGCCGTGCCCACCCGAAGGTGGCGGTGCTGACCGGTCCGGGCGCCGGGCCCGCGGAACTGGGCGCCGCACTGCAGTCGGAATCGCAGTCGCACCCGCACTCACCCTCAAGCGAACGCATCCTCATCGTGGCCTCGTCCCTGGGCGCCGGCCCCGACGAGCACCTCGAACGAGTCACCCCCGCCGAAGCCGCCACCCGCGACTGGGGCCCCGCGGTCAACGTCCTCCTCTGCCTCGACGAGTCCCGCGCAACCTCCCCCGCACCCACCACCATCGCCGGGCCGTCCCCCGGGCCCACCCAATGGGCCCTGGACGAGACCGAGTTCACGTACCGCGACTCAATGATCAGCAAGTTCGAAGTACGGGCCCTGGCGCTGGCCCGGCTCGGGCCGCGGCTCGGCGACCATGTCTGGGACATCGGCGCGGGCTCCGGCTCGGTCGCCGTGGAGTGCGCACGGCTCGGGGCCGCCGTGACCGCCGTCGAGAAGAGCGCGGACGGCGTGGACCGCGTACGCGCCAACGCCGCCGCGCACGGCGTAGACATGGCCGTCGTGCAGGGCGTCGCACCCGCCGTACTCGCCGAACTCCCCGCCCCCGACGCCGTGTTCATCGGTGGCGGCGGGCGTGAGCTGCCCGCGATCGTGACGGCCTGCGCACACCGCGCACCGCGGGCGATCGTGGTCGCCATGGCCGCGCTGGACCGGGTTCCGGCGGCGCGTGAGGCGCTGCTGGCCGCCGGTTTCACCTGTGACGGCCTGCTCCTGCAGTCGTCCCGGCTCGCGCCGCTGCCCGGGGACGTGACCCGGCTCGCGGCGACCAATCCCGTCTTTCTGCTGTGGGGCGTACGGCCCCCGGCGCGTACCGAGGGAGTTGCTCAGTGA